The Sediminispirochaeta bajacaliforniensis DSM 16054 genome window below encodes:
- a CDS encoding carbohydrate kinase family protein yields the protein MPEKVLFAGDANIDFIFSDLDTPPQEDREVFCKGYTAALGGSGTITAAAYARLGGSCDFCGLLGDDANGRQVMEYLRTAGVGLTLLRRIESVETGITVSMIHGSTRTQVTYRGNLDVVDETETLKQEMHCYGHLHLSGIYGTTQFLPNVTQVLQAAHDGGLTTSLDTQWDPSQTWPFADQWLPYITWLFVNESEAISLAVRHCGISDRKPDWKMAWEALVKQTPCPIIKLGPKGSYMGGELYPPVDIDHVYDPTGAGDSFAAAFLYATIEAGQDACRAIHLAQAAGALACTFPGGNSESFTREKLYSMVAPPLL from the coding sequence GTGCCAGAAAAAGTGCTTTTCGCCGGTGATGCAAACATTGATTTCATTTTTTCCGATCTCGATACCCCGCCTCAGGAGGATAGGGAGGTCTTCTGCAAAGGATATACAGCCGCGCTCGGCGGTTCCGGTACCATAACCGCTGCCGCATATGCCCGTCTGGGAGGATCGTGTGATTTCTGCGGCCTGTTGGGAGATGACGCGAACGGCCGTCAGGTCATGGAGTATCTCCGGACTGCGGGTGTCGGGCTTACGCTCCTGCGCCGCATAGAAAGCGTAGAGACAGGTATCACGGTAAGCATGATACATGGCTCGACTCGCACCCAGGTGACCTATCGTGGAAACCTTGATGTAGTGGATGAAACAGAGACCCTCAAGCAGGAAATGCACTGCTACGGCCATCTCCACCTCTCCGGGATATACGGGACAACGCAATTTCTTCCGAATGTCACCCAGGTTCTGCAAGCCGCACATGATGGGGGATTGACGACTTCTCTTGATACACAGTGGGATCCTTCCCAAACATGGCCGTTTGCCGACCAATGGCTGCCGTATATCACGTGGTTATTTGTCAACGAATCGGAAGCGATATCCCTTGCAGTCAGGCACTGCGGGATATCGGATAGAAAGCCTGATTGGAAAATGGCATGGGAGGCACTTGTTAAGCAGACTCCTTGTCCAATCATTAAACTGGGACCAAAGGGAAGCTATATGGGGGGGGAACTCTACCCTCCCGTGGATATCGATCACGTATACGATCCTACAGGTGCCGGAGACAGCTTTGCCGCGGCGTTTCTGTATGCAACGATCGAAGCGGGACAGGATGCCTGTCGGGCAATTCACCTTGCTCAGGCAGCAGGGGCCCTGGCCTGTACCTTTCCCGGCGGTAATTCCGAAAGCTTTACCCGTGAGAAACTCTATTCGATGGTGGCCCCCCCCCTCCTTTAA
- a CDS encoding PocR ligand-binding domain-containing protein, giving the protein MTENLQLLELVEKDQLDEVLRGFTQITGVSSFIISPEGEPISEQYNWTHLCSDYCRSTEKGKQLCYKSDRYGAEMSAKLKKRVSYTCLNAGLIDCTSPIIVGNYHIASFMCGQILYKPIDEDCARRHACAIGIKDLDGYLQAVGSIPIISPERMDAIVDFLQVITRTISELAWNTYVHSKQTRRYLDRIINMVSDGIVSIDTHGRISMANDAVGYMTGFNKHEIIGQDFSEFLGDDDSLSTYEKMLSTVREKGHGRAAIQLATASDKKIPVQVSFDKDKEQQAHLACVAVLRDVSQEFAIEQLKEDLIGMMTHDLKNPVFSIQKAMQLLSSGVLGTLNPEQDEVVRLSLGTTQQLSRMVMDYLDIYQHENGELRLRKEILDMRTILRQSIDQIELIAQEKEVAIVYNPPTGALNFMGDRLRLIRICLNLLENAIKFSPFGGTIHIETRYVSLRDCPYLSECLLDRKKDEQHYVLTEISDQGPGIKKGAEYAIFDKFSTSRCRDSCIPGGGGLGLAFCKLAVTAHHGVIGVASPVCSDRKGELYGSRFYFLLPADTKIKFQTAGIEL; this is encoded by the coding sequence ATGACGGAAAATCTTCAACTCCTTGAACTGGTTGAAAAGGACCAGCTGGACGAAGTGCTGCGCGGTTTTACCCAGATCACGGGGGTTTCGAGTTTCATCATCAGTCCCGAAGGCGAACCAATCAGTGAACAGTACAATTGGACGCATCTGTGTAGTGACTATTGTCGGTCCACGGAGAAGGGAAAGCAGCTCTGTTATAAAAGCGATCGCTACGGGGCAGAGATGTCGGCGAAGCTGAAAAAGCGTGTCAGTTATACCTGCCTGAATGCAGGATTGATCGATTGTACCTCGCCTATCATTGTTGGAAACTATCATATCGCCAGTTTTATGTGCGGCCAAATCCTCTATAAGCCCATCGATGAGGATTGTGCCCGGCGGCATGCCTGTGCGATAGGAATCAAAGATCTTGATGGCTATCTTCAGGCCGTCGGCAGTATTCCGATTATCAGCCCCGAACGGATGGATGCCATTGTCGATTTCCTGCAGGTGATAACCCGGACGATAAGTGAGCTTGCTTGGAATACGTATGTGCATTCCAAACAGACGCGGCGTTACCTGGATCGGATCATCAATATGGTTAGTGATGGAATTGTCTCGATTGATACGCACGGACGAATTTCCATGGCAAATGATGCCGTCGGTTACATGACGGGCTTTAACAAGCATGAGATCATTGGTCAGGACTTTTCCGAATTTCTCGGTGATGATGATTCCCTGTCGACCTATGAAAAGATGCTTTCCACCGTCAGGGAAAAAGGACATGGCAGGGCGGCAATACAACTTGCCACTGCCTCAGATAAAAAAATCCCCGTCCAGGTCTCCTTTGATAAGGATAAAGAGCAGCAGGCCCACCTTGCCTGTGTGGCGGTATTACGGGATGTTTCTCAGGAGTTTGCCATTGAGCAGTTGAAGGAAGATCTCATCGGTATGATGACGCATGACCTGAAAAACCCTGTTTTTTCCATCCAGAAGGCGATGCAGCTTTTATCCTCCGGTGTTCTCGGGACCCTGAATCCCGAACAGGATGAGGTGGTAAGGCTTTCTCTTGGTACGACACAACAGCTTTCGCGAATGGTCATGGATTATCTTGATATCTATCAGCATGAAAACGGCGAACTGCGGCTTCGTAAGGAGATCTTGGATATGCGAACGATACTCAGGCAGAGTATCGATCAGATCGAATTAATTGCGCAGGAGAAGGAAGTCGCTATTGTGTACAATCCGCCGACGGGGGCGTTAAATTTTATGGGCGACCGTTTGCGTCTTATTCGCATATGTCTGAACCTATTGGAAAATGCCATAAAATTCAGTCCTTTCGGCGGAACGATTCACATAGAGACTCGCTATGTTTCTCTCCGTGATTGTCCCTATCTTTCGGAATGCCTGCTTGATCGGAAAAAGGATGAACAACACTACGTCTTGACGGAAATTAGCGACCAGGGGCCCGGTATTAAAAAGGGTGCCGAATACGCCATTTTTGATAAATTTTCTACTTCCAGATGCCGGGATTCCTGCATCCCGGGAGGGGGGGGGCTTGGGCTTGCCTTCTGCAAACTGGCGGTAACGGCACATCATGGTGTGATCGGGGTTGCTTCGCCTGTCTGTTCGGATCGGAAAGGAGAGCTCTACGGAAGCCGTTTCTACTTTCTTCTCCCTGCCGATACGAAGATCAAATTTCAAACGGCGGGTATCGAACTATAG
- a CDS encoding response regulator codes for MEGENQSTIFICDDHPLFRCGLRLSLKQLSNFEVVGEAENGFDAVERIIACKPDMALVDVDMPGLSGISAIKVLRKALPKLRILVLSALEDDHYVRDAMAAGADGYLLKCVDIDALVQIIGSLCKGIPAVSPYLLNLTIDDLSGAKDSASSLTTREKDVLRCILEGKENKEIADELFISCETVKSHIKHIFSKLEVTNRVQAVQVAAEKKILNS; via the coding sequence ATGGAAGGAGAAAATCAATCAACAATTTTTATCTGCGATGACCATCCTCTCTTTCGTTGCGGTCTGCGTTTAAGTCTGAAGCAGCTGTCGAATTTTGAGGTCGTCGGTGAGGCGGAGAACGGCTTTGACGCGGTGGAACGTATCATTGCTTGTAAGCCGGATATGGCATTGGTCGATGTCGATATGCCGGGGCTCTCCGGAATCAGTGCCATCAAGGTTCTTCGCAAGGCCCTGCCGAAGTTGAGAATTCTTGTATTGTCGGCACTCGAGGATGATCACTATGTCCGTGATGCCATGGCTGCCGGTGCCGACGGCTACCTCCTTAAGTGTGTTGATATCGATGCCTTGGTTCAGATTATCGGCAGCCTCTGTAAAGGGATTCCCGCGGTTTCTCCCTACTTACTGAATCTGACCATTGATGATCTTTCTGGTGCAAAGGATTCCGCTTCTTCTCTGACCACAAGAGAGAAGGATGTTTTACGATGTATACTGGAAGGAAAAGAGAATAAAGAGATAGCGGATGAGCTTTTCATCAGCTGCGAGACGGTGAAGAGTCATATAAAACACATTTTCAGCAAGTTGGAGGTGACCAACCGGGTCCAGGCCGTTCAGGTTGCCGCAGAAAAAAAGATTCTTAACTCTTAG
- a CDS encoding (2Fe-2S)-binding protein → MVKVDEEGGARRITLHINDDEHHLVVEPQETLREVLHDRIGLTGTKEMCDRGACGSCTVIMDGRPVLSCMTLAIECEGHRIETIEQINKMGHPLVQAYADNHAMQCGYCTPGFVVTAKALLDRNANPSKEEIISALEGNICRCGTYPAHVRAVQDAAKRLQEKEAV, encoded by the coding sequence ATGGTTAAGGTCGACGAAGAGGGCGGCGCCAGAAGGATAACGCTTCACATAAACGATGATGAGCACCATTTGGTCGTCGAACCCCAAGAGACCCTGCGTGAGGTTTTGCACGACAGGATCGGCTTAACAGGAACGAAGGAGATGTGCGATAGAGGTGCCTGCGGCTCCTGTACCGTAATCATGGACGGCAGACCGGTGCTTTCCTGCATGACGCTGGCGATTGAATGCGAGGGACACCGGATTGAAACCATCGAACAGATCAACAAAATGGGGCACCCGTTGGTACAGGCGTATGCCGACAACCATGCAATGCAGTGCGGCTATTGTACGCCGGGTTTTGTGGTAACGGCGAAGGCCTTGTTGGACCGAAATGCAAATCCGTCGAAGGAAGAGATTATTTCGGCTCTGGAGGGCAACATCTGCAGATGCGGAACATATCCGGCACATGTAAGAGCGGTGCAGGACGCAGCCAAAAGATTACAGGAGAAGGAGGCAGTCTGA
- a CDS encoding xanthine dehydrogenase family protein molybdopterin-binding subunit: MSDEPKIMEYEPQVHDRYIPESFEFLGKRGIARMDGREKAGGTAQYTRDVSLPGMLYCKIMMSPYANAVIKSLDTSKAEALPGVRAILRFDDPELQNKALLGTNTKFNAGHLASDGQAFYKGKEELAVTQEQWMQGGGRVLDGFAWWEGAHSGVAVAAESLQIAEEAINLVEVEWEERDVVLNPIEALKPGAPPAAPELNDKNNILRKVRIEHGDVEKGFQEADKVIEFSIKRNPYSVADAEPMSDVILWRGDNMEIWAHQQQAYDGKCLLSAVTGVPLNKIKLHVPYQGCHFGGGGNPMMHHTHGVHVVSAILSKRTGRPVKTLYNRRDNFYSLSQDADSNAHFKVGFTNDGTITAVKIDNIVAKMGQYGIDHFEDNTRIPNLLLNYVEAQTNVAPAWWFRCEQNHNCFCFSAVFAHVAEATGLDPTVVALKNDGVGGKDMKYLSKFKKEHGFPDRDSLAEIIKKGKAAIEWDKKWHEPGNKMLPNGKLHGIGFTWDHEWDDNRGSASAGLIMHCDGTVDILAQKSDDGVNPMTTHCEIVAEELGLKLEDVNWRFFEETGFQMMTPDGSCNLCTDAYVSCNMARKAKKKLLEYATTPIKLIEIEYPPAFPNRKPEELDVKDSMVFVKADPSISVPVAEVVKRTVLNQAGSRAPLFEWAYHRQGRYGCEEGRHRLCRQGYFSEVEVDPETGEVDIKKIVNINDVGKALSPDTCEGQQYGGAYMGAGRGMAEEVVYDPKTGVKLNGNLIDYKVWTFRDIEATENILVETGMGYGPYGLVGIGEDCATVVPFVIGNAIHNAIGEWVDEHPMTPNKVIKAIQKAKEKGVF; encoded by the coding sequence ATGTCCGACGAACCGAAAATCATGGAATATGAGCCCCAGGTTCATGACAGATACATCCCGGAATCCTTTGAGTTTCTTGGAAAACGGGGCATAGCGCGAATGGACGGCAGGGAAAAAGCGGGCGGTACGGCTCAATACACCCGTGATGTGAGCCTGCCCGGCATGCTCTATTGCAAGATCATGATGTCGCCTTATGCGAATGCCGTTATCAAGAGTCTCGATACATCAAAGGCTGAGGCCTTGCCCGGAGTACGTGCGATCTTACGTTTCGATGACCCGGAATTGCAGAACAAGGCGCTGCTCGGGACGAATACGAAGTTTAATGCGGGCCACCTCGCTTCTGACGGGCAGGCCTTTTACAAAGGCAAGGAAGAACTTGCCGTTACCCAGGAACAGTGGATGCAGGGGGGGGGCCGGGTCCTTGACGGCTTTGCATGGTGGGAAGGTGCCCATTCGGGTGTCGCCGTCGCCGCCGAAAGCCTTCAAATAGCAGAAGAGGCTATCAATCTGGTGGAGGTTGAATGGGAAGAGCGGGATGTGGTTCTCAATCCCATAGAGGCCCTTAAACCCGGTGCTCCTCCCGCTGCTCCGGAGCTGAACGACAAAAACAACATCCTCAGAAAGGTACGCATCGAGCACGGGGATGTGGAGAAAGGCTTCCAGGAAGCGGATAAAGTTATCGAATTCAGCATCAAGCGGAACCCCTATTCGGTAGCCGACGCCGAACCCATGAGTGATGTCATCCTCTGGAGGGGAGACAACATGGAGATTTGGGCCCATCAGCAGCAAGCCTATGACGGGAAGTGCCTGCTGAGCGCGGTAACGGGCGTTCCTCTCAATAAGATAAAACTCCATGTCCCGTATCAGGGCTGCCACTTCGGCGGAGGCGGAAACCCCATGATGCACCATACCCACGGGGTGCATGTGGTCAGCGCCATCCTGTCGAAGCGCACAGGGCGGCCGGTCAAAACCCTCTACAATCGACGGGACAATTTTTATTCCCTTTCTCAGGATGCGGATTCCAATGCCCACTTCAAGGTCGGTTTTACGAATGACGGAACCATCACTGCGGTCAAGATCGATAATATTGTGGCGAAGATGGGACAGTACGGTATCGATCATTTTGAAGACAACACCCGTATTCCTAACCTGCTTCTTAACTACGTAGAGGCCCAAACAAATGTTGCACCGGCCTGGTGGTTCCGCTGCGAGCAGAACCACAACTGTTTCTGCTTTAGTGCGGTCTTCGCTCACGTTGCTGAAGCAACGGGCCTGGATCCGACGGTCGTTGCCCTGAAGAACGATGGTGTAGGCGGCAAGGACATGAAGTATCTTTCCAAATTCAAGAAAGAACACGGATTTCCGGATCGGGACAGCCTCGCCGAAATCATTAAGAAGGGTAAAGCGGCCATAGAGTGGGACAAGAAGTGGCATGAACCTGGAAACAAGATGCTGCCGAATGGAAAGCTGCACGGCATCGGTTTTACCTGGGACCATGAATGGGACGATAACAGAGGATCTGCAAGTGCCGGCCTCATCATGCATTGTGACGGTACGGTGGACATTCTGGCACAAAAGTCGGACGACGGCGTCAATCCCATGACTACCCACTGTGAGATCGTTGCAGAGGAGCTCGGGCTGAAACTGGAAGATGTGAACTGGCGCTTTTTTGAAGAGACCGGTTTCCAGATGATGACCCCGGACGGTTCCTGCAACTTGTGTACCGACGCATATGTGAGCTGCAACATGGCAAGGAAAGCCAAGAAGAAACTCCTCGAATATGCCACAACGCCCATCAAACTTATTGAAATTGAATATCCACCTGCGTTTCCCAACCGAAAACCGGAAGAACTTGACGTCAAGGACAGTATGGTTTTTGTAAAGGCTGATCCGAGTATCAGTGTACCTGTAGCGGAAGTGGTCAAACGGACCGTATTGAATCAGGCCGGTAGTCGGGCTCCGCTCTTTGAGTGGGCCTATCACCGCCAGGGCCGCTATGGTTGTGAAGAGGGACGGCACCGCCTATGTCGGCAGGGATATTTTTCAGAGGTTGAGGTCGATCCAGAAACGGGTGAAGTGGATATCAAGAAAATCGTCAATATCAACGACGTAGGCAAGGCCCTAAGTCCCGACACCTGCGAAGGCCAGCAATACGGTGGTGCATATATGGGAGCAGGTCGAGGCATGGCGGAAGAGGTTGTGTACGACCCGAAGACCGGTGTCAAACTGAATGGTAATTTGATCGACTACAAGGTTTGGACATTTCGCGATATCGAAGCCACGGAAAACATTCTTGTAGAGACCGGAATGGGCTACGGCCCCTATGGATTGGTCGGTATAGGAGAGGATTGTGCTACTGTCGTTCCTTTTGTAATCGGGAATGCGATCCATAACGCTATTGGGGAATGGGTCGATGAACATCCGATGACGCCGAATAAGGTCATCAAAGCAATCCAAAAAGCCAAAGAAAAGGGGGTCTTCTAA